From a single Rutidosis leptorrhynchoides isolate AG116_Rl617_1_P2 chromosome 5, CSIRO_AGI_Rlap_v1, whole genome shotgun sequence genomic region:
- the LOC139849711 gene encoding LOW QUALITY PROTEIN: rust resistance kinase Lr10-like (The sequence of the model RefSeq protein was modified relative to this genomic sequence to represent the inferred CDS: deleted 2 bases in 1 codon) — MIMIVITLRYIIRKFKSRRKTINHVNIEIFLKNHEFLAPKRYKYSQVKKMTNSFKVKLGQGGFGSVYRGELSNGILVAVKVLNELKGNGEDFINEVASVGRTSHVNIVTLVGFCCDRHQRALIYEFMPNGSLEKFIYDSSSDTQLGWEKVHHIAIGIARGLEYLHSGCNTRILHFDIKPHNILLDRDMCPKISDFGLAKLSHANRSMVSVSHLRGTPGYIAPELFSRSFGQVSHKADVYSYGMMVLEMIGGRKNIEVEVDHTSEIYFPHWIYKKIEVDEEHLGLHGIIGGEENEMVRKMIIVGLWCIQTNPLNRPTITKVLEMLDGDLASLEIPPKPYLTSPSKSGDFLSPISSSTD, encoded by the exons ATGATAATGATTGTAATAACCTTACGTTATATAATAAGGAAATTCAAATCAAGAAGGAAGACAATAAATCATGTCAATATAGAAATTTTTCTAAAGAATCATGAATTCTTGGCTCCCAAAAGGTACAAATATTCTCAAGTTAAAAAGATGACAAACTCCTTTAAAGTCAAACTAGGACAAGGGGGCTTTGGTTCTGTGTACAGAGGAGAATTAAGCAACGGAATCCTTGTGGCTGTGAAGGTTTTAAATGAATTAAAAGGCAATGGTGAAGATTTTATTAACGAAGTAGCAAGTGTTGGCAGGACTAGCCATGTTAATATTGTAACTCTTGTGGGATTTTGTTGTGATCGACATCAAAGAGCTTTGATCTATGAGTTCATGCCTAATGGATCCCTTGAAAAATTCATATATGATTCTTCAAGTGATACCCAACTTGGGTGGGAAAAGGTGCACCACATAGCAATTGGAATTGCCCGTGGCTTAGAGTACTTGCATAGTGGCTGTAACACGCGTATCTTGCATTTCGACATAAAGCCTCACAACATTCTTTTAGACAGAGATATGTGTCCGAAGATATCTGACTTCGGACTTGCTAAGCTATCACATGCGAATAGAAGCATGGTATCAGTGTCCCATTTGAGAGGAACACCAGGGTATATTGCACCTGAACTTTTTTCAAGAAGTTTTGGACAAGTCTCTCATAAGGCGGATGTCTATAGC TATGGAATGATGGTTCTGGAAATGATCGGAGGAAGAAAGAATATTGAGGTTGAAGTTGATCATACAAGTGAAATATATTTTCCTCACTGGATATACAAAAAGATTGAAGTAGATGAAGAACATCTTGGACTACATGGAATTATTGGTGGCGAAGAAAATGAGATGGTAAGGAAGATGATTATCGTTGGCTTGTGGTGTATACAAACAAATCCATTAAATCGCCCGACAATAACTAAGGTTTTAGAAATGTTAGATGGGGACCTTGCATCATTGGAAATTCCCCCAAAACCATATCTTACTTCTCCATCAAAATCTGGTGATTTTCTATCTCCGATTTCCTCGTCTACTGATTAA